Within the Pseudomonas guangdongensis genome, the region GATATGGACACCGAAAGCGTCGTCTCCGATCTGACTGGTTTCCTTGCGTCATACGCTGACGAGGATTGGAGCGACGCGGGGCATCATGATTTCCAGTACGAAGTTGATCGGGTCGCCACCGGTTTATCGAAAACGCTGCAATCACGATTCGGTGATTGGATCAGATCCATCGTAGTTCCAGACTGCAGTCCAATCCATCAGCTACTGGGTACGTTGGATAGGAACGCCATATACCTGACCTTCAACTATACCAGCACGCTGAGCAAGCTGTATGACGTCCCAGCAGAGAATATCCTGTATATACATGGTGAAGGCGCTGAGCCTGGCTCTGAACTGATTCTGGGCCATGCATGGACTCCAGATGAGCGTACGTCGCTTCAGAAAGGCCTTGATGGAGAATCAGCAGACCATCGGGTAATGGAGGCGCTCGGCAGATTGGATGACTACTTCGAGCAGACCTTTAAGCCAAGCGAGCAGATCATCAAGCTCAACGCGGACTTTTTTTCAAATCTGCGATCAGTCACTCACGTGACTGTGCTTGGCCACTCCCTTTCGTCGGTGGATAAAGCATATTTCCTCGCGATGGTCGAGGCGCTGGAGAGGCGACCTGTAATCTGGACAGTGGCGGTCAGATCGCATGATGACGACACTCACAAAATTCAGTGCCTCAATGATTTCGGAGTTCCCAGAGAGCAGATCTACTGCAAACTCTGGTCGGAGCTATAGTGTGTGGTGAGGTGCCTGCCTGGCCACTTGCAGTGCTAAGCCAGGTCGTGCCACGCCCTAGTCAATCCTCGCGCATGAATTTCTCATAAGAATAAGCGTGATAGGAACACAGCCCACCATTGTCCTGATCGTCTTGCCCCAAGCTCTCCTCACAGATCTTGCATTCCGTGTATTCGAGCTCAGCGGAACACCACAGGCAGGACTGCTCATGGATGAGGAACGCTCCCCGACCGCATTGATTGCAGTCCTCAAGGGTGGGCTCATCACCGTCGCGCGGGTCGTAACTATGGGCTTGCTGTAGCGCGTCGACCATGAGCGGGGCTATCAAGGCTGTGTATCCACAGGCGATACAGGTTGCCTTAAAACGGTCATCGTTGTGTTCAACGGTATCGCCTGCATCTAGGCTTTCTTGCGCAGGCGCTAACAAAGTGGAACCGCATTCCGGGCACTTTGATTCTTCCAGCCAGGGCTCCATTCCTTCTGGCACGCAAGCATCAGACCATGCATCTTCACATCGTTTTGTGGTATCTACAAAGAAGTTGTGATGCAACAGCATGAGTTGCCAGGCATCCCCGAGGATTGCTGCTGGTGACTCTTCCAGCTCCGTCTGAATAAAATCCCGTAGCACTGGGAACAGCTCCGCCACGAAATCGGCGACCTCACCTAGCGTGTGAGCGGGATGCAGGTGCTCCAGATGGTTGCGGCACGCCTGTAGCTTTTCGATCACAGCCCAGTCGACATCGATCTCAAAAGCTTCGAAGCGCTTTTGGATCGTTACCACATCGATTGTGGTGGACTTGAACTTGCCCACCGGCACCCATTCGATACCTCCATCGCCATCTGAGTGAGGCAAAACCTCAGGTGGATTGAAGATTAGAGCGTCAGCATCAGCGGGGTCATCGACACACGTAGCGATTTTGTACTTGAACAGGAGTAGTACTCCTGCGAAGAGATTCCGGATAGCCGAGAGCGCCCGCGCTGGATCGCCCCCTGGATGTCTGCAGCGCTCGAAGTCCTCAACGCCTAACCGAATAGAGGTAAGTGCGTTCTCGCGAAGCTTGGCGGCATCAAGCCTCGGCATCGGGCGTTGGGGAGCCATATGATGATTTTCCTTCACGGCCTCAAAATAATTCGGCAGATATTAGCTGACGGGATCTGTGAATGGCACGCACTTCCCTAGAGCCCGGTTAGTCTCGTAGCGAGGCCCGCGAGAAGGGGCACGTTGCCAAAATCACCAACGTGTGCTCTTGGCCGATAGCAGTCTCTACTGACCCAAAGCATTCGACCTGACTGTGTGTTCAGGTCACGCGGCGCAACTCGCTCCAGCGGCTCACGTAGCTGGGCGATTTGAGCTCCTGACGCATTCTCCACCTAGCGCCGCCGGCACGCGGGCGAGCTGAATGGTGCCGCGGCCCATGCGCGCGTTGATGCGGTCGAGGGTGGCCATCAGCGCCTTTAGTAGTTGGGATCAGCTCATTCATCTTGGGCGTCTAAATCGGTTGCCACCTTTCCGAAAGACTCCCAGTGGCCAACCAGCTCATCGACGCGATCGGGAATGCGCGGGGTTTTGCTGAGCACAAGGCAGCGTGTCGTGCCCACGTACTCTTCGATCAGGTACAGCGAGTCTCCGACGTCGACCCCCATTTCCTGCAGGGCTTCATCAGGAATGCGAATGCCACCATCGCCTTCCCACTCTTCGATCACGACCTGCCGGGTTTCCATGGGCGGCTCCTGGGTGAGTTAGATCAGGCGTCCGCGGGGGGAGGCGACGGCGAGCCGACGCTCACGGATCCCACGGCACAGGCGTTCAGGGTAGCGAGCCTGCCGCCGGCCGGAAAGTGAAGATAACGGATTTTATCGTCACTTTCCTGCCGAGGGAGGAAACCTTGGGCTATGTACTAAAAGTGCCTGTGCTCGGTGAGGTCGCGTTTAAAAGTGGTTCGGAATGCTCCATGACGGCCAGTACACTCCGAGCCATCGTCACTTTTCGCCTCGTGTGACCTTCGTTCAGCTGACTTTTCGGACAGAACCCAGAGTCATGCTTACTGAGCGGGTTTAGCTAATGGCATTCCCATGTAGTGTTGGTGCCACATCATGTGATCCATCATCATCTGCTGCATCCCCATGTACCTGTCCATCATGTACTGGCGCTGTGCTCTCTGCTCCGGGGGCAGGTTCGAATAGTCCTGCCAGCCCATCATGTGGCCGCCACCCATCATGCCGCCGCCCATCATGTGCCCACCCATCATGCCTCCACCCCACATGCCCATACCCATGCCGTGCATCATTCCCATCCCGCCTTGCATGGTATTCCAATGCTCCTGGAGGAGTTTCTGCCGCTCCTTCGGGTCTTGGGTTTGCCGGATTTTCTCCATCTGGGCCTGCATCTTCTGGAGGTTTTCCTGCGCCTGAGCCATCTGCTTGTCGAACTCGGCAATGCTCGGAGCTTGCTGCTGCGCCGGGGGGGTAGCGCTTTTGGCTGGGGTTGGGTCTGCCGCCAGCGCCCATGCGGATGACAGTGATGCGGCAACGAGGAGTACCGCCAGTTTGATGTTTTTCATATCGAGCTGCCTTTGTGGTGGTGAGCTGAACCAACATCCCTATGAGCGAGCGATTGCGTTGACTCAACGGGTTTTGCCTAAAACTGTAGAGCCTCTTGGCTGGATTGCCTATTTGATTGCTCCCTTCACAAGCGGCACTCAGGCTGGCCCCGGCTACCGCTGATGGGAGATGCCTCCTGAGTGCGCGCAGCGCACGTGATTGCCCTCGCTCGTTTCGCCTTCGCATAACGGCTGCGACAATTCGTGGAGGATGCCGCAGTGGGCGGCGGCACTCGGCTCGTTGCAGCACTCACGCAAGCTCTTGAGCTGTTGCTCCAGCTGGCGGAGCTCCTCGATGCGTGCGGTGACATGGCCGATGTGCGCGTCCAGCAGGGCATTCACATCGGCGCAGTGCTCGCTGGGAGCATCCTTGAAGTGGAGCAGTCCCCGAATCTCGGCGTGTGTCATGTCCAGCATGCGGCAACGGCGAATGAAGGACAGCCTTTCGACATGCGCTTCGGTGTAGATGCGAAAGTTGCCGTCGCTGCGGGCGGGCGAGGCGAGTAGCCCCTCGCGCTCGTAGTAGCGGATGGTTTCGATCTGGGTGCCCGTGGTACTGGCTAGCTCACCGATTTTCACGTTGGTCTCCGATAGCCGGGTCTGGTGACTCCTATTTGCAGCATAGGCTCTTGACTCTGTAGTCGCTACAGGTTGTTTACTCGTGTCCAACGTCATTGGGGGTACAGCATGGGTGAGTGCAACGCTGTTGGGTGCGGTTGTTCCACTGCGTCGTCAGCGGAACCGAAGAGTCTTGCCACCGGAGCGGGCAAGACTGTGCAGTACCGCATCGACAACATGGACTGCCCCACCGAGGAACGGCTGATTCGCGACAAGCTGGAGCCGCTCGCCGGGGTGACAGGGTTGGAGTTCAACCTGATGCAGCGCACGCTGACGGTGAACCATCAGCTCGATTCGTTGGAACCGGTCGAAGCCGGATTGCGCGCCATCGGCATGCAGGCCCAGCGTCTTGCCCTTCCAGCCGAGCAGGTGTGCACGGTGTTGACCATCGCGAAGATGTGTTGCCCCACCGAGGAACGGCTGATTCGCGACAAGCTGACCGGAATGCCCGGCGTCGAGTCCCTGGACTTCAATCTGCTGCAACGCCGTTTGACGGTCACGCACCGTCCCGAAAGCCTGAATGCCATCTTGGGCGCGCTGACATCCATCGGCCTCGAAGCCAAGGTCGAACCGAGCGTTGCCAACGACACCGCCGAGCCGTCTACCAGCCCCCGCCATTGGTGGCCACTGGCCGTGGCGGGCGTGAGCGCGACCCTGGCCGAGGTCGTGCACTGGTTGAACGGTGGCAATCACTGGCTGGTCGTGGCGCTTTCCGTGCTGGCGATTGCGGTAGGCGGACTCTCGACCTACAAGAAAGGCTGGATTGCCCTCAGGAACCGCAACCTGAACATCAATGCGCTGATGTCGATTGCCGTTACCGGGGCGATGCTCATTGGCGAGTGGCCGGAGGCGGCCATGGTGATGTTCCTGTTCGCCCTGGCCGAGGTGATCGAGGCCCGATCGCTCGACCGTGCGCGCAACGCGATTCGCGGCCTGATGGAACTCGCTCCGGAAACGGCCACCGTCCAGCAACCGGATGGCACGTGGCTGGGTGTACCCGCCAGACAGGTGGCAGTGGGAGCCACGGTGCGTCTGCGCCCGGGCGAGCGAATCGCGCTGGATGGCGTGGTGACCCAGGGGCACTCGAGCGTGAACCAGGCTCCGATCACCGGCGAGAGTTTGCCGGTGGACAAGACCGTGGGTGACAGCGTGTTTGCCGGGACGATCAACGAGACGGGGTCGTTCGAATTTCGGGTGACGGCCGAAGCCAGTCACTCGACGCTATCCCGGATCATTCATGCCGTCGAATCCGCCCAAGGGAGTCGGGCGCCGACCCAGCGCTTCGTCGACCGCTTCGCGCAGATCTATACGCCGACAGTGTTCCTGATCGCCTTGCTGACCGCGGTGATGCCGCCGTTGTTCTTGTCCGGCGAGTGGATGGACTGGATCTACAAGGCGCTGGTGCTGCTGGTGATTGCCTGCCCCTGTGCACTGGTGATCTCCACGCCGGTATCCATCGTCAGCGGCCTGGCTGCGGCCGCACGCAAGGGCATTCTCATCAAGGGCGGTGTGTACCTTGAGGAGGGTCGCAAGCTGGCCACGCTGGCACTCGACAAGACCGGCACCATCACCCATGGCAAGCCGGTGCAGACCGACTTTATTGCTTTGCGCGGAGACGAGGCCCGGGTTCACGCCCTGGCGGCCAGCCTCGCTGCGCGCTCGGATCATCCGGTATCCCACGCCATCGCCCTGGCGGCAAACGAAGCCGGCTTGGCGTTATACCCGGTGACCGATCTGGCTGCCATTCTGGGCCGTGGCGTGCGTGGCCGTATCGACGATCATCTGTACCAGCTGGGCAACCACCGGCTGATCGAGGAGCTGGGTCTTTGCTCGGAAGCCATCGAGGCGCAACTGTTTGCCCTGGAGCGCCAGGGCAAGTCGGTGGTGCTGCTGGTCAACCAGCACGAAGTCCTGGGCATTTTCGCGGTGGCCGACACGGTGCGAGAAACCAGTCGCGAAGCGATCAGCGAGCTGCACGCCCTCGGGGTGAAAACCCTGATGCTCAGCGGCGACAACATCCATACCGCCGAAACCATTGCCCGCTCGGTCGGCATCGACGAGGCTCGCGGTGGGCTGCTGCCGGAAGACAAACTCAAGACCATCGAAGGGCTGATGACGAGTGGCAAGGCCGGTGCGGTCGGCATGGTGGGGGACGGGATCAACGATGCGCCCGCGCTGGCCCGGTCGAGCATCGGCTTCGCGATGGGAGCGGCGGGGACGGATACCGCCATCGAGACGGCGGACGTTGCGCTGATGGACGACGACCTGCGCAAGATTCCCGCATTCGTCCGGCTTTCGCGGGCGACCACCACGGTGTTGCGGCAGAACATCGCTTTCGCCCTCGGGATCAAGGCGGTTTTCCTGCTGCTGACGTTCACCGGGCAGGGCACGCTGTGGATGGCGGTGTTTGCCGACGCGGGGGCCAGTTTGCTGGTGGTGGCCAACGGGCTGCGGTTGCTGCGCAAGTAATGGGTTTGCGAGCTTCTGCGGTCCACGAGTGCTGATCCAGGGGGGCAAGCCAGGCTGGAAAGTGTGGGTGTCCGGAATATATGGTTGGGCGGCGTTCTCGTCGCTTGGCTTGGTTCAAATTTCCAGATCTGATTGCCGGTACCGTCGTGGGTGTTGTTGTGCACAATGGCGCTAGGTGCATTCTGGCGCTTAAGGATTAAAAAATGCTTGTTCTTGACAAGAAGCTCTCGTCGCATGCCATATTGTCTCTCTCCGGCTTGATAGCAGCGTCGGACCAAGGTGTAAAGTGGATAGTCCAGCAGTCAATGGGTTATGGCGAGTCTCTTCCAGTGACTCCGTTCCTTAACTGGGTACACGTTTGGAACACCGGTGCCGCATTTAGTCTTTTCGCTGATGGTGGAGGCTGGCAGCGCTACTTTTTTATAGGGATCGCGGTATTGGTCTCGATTGTGCTTATCAAATTTATCCGAGACAATCGTCATAAAGGGGAAGCCATCGCTTACTGCCTGATCCTCGGTGGTGCTACAGGTAATCTGATTGACCGGATATTCCGTGGCTATGTTGTGGACTACCTTGATTTCTATTGGCGATACTGGCATTGGCCGGCCTTCAACCTCGCCGACATTGCAATTGTCCTCGGTGCATTTCTTATCGCTTCCGTAAGCTTGTTACGTGGGAAATCAAATCTCAATGTCGAGCCAGATGGGGCTGCCTGAAGCCTACACCTAATAAAGCCATGACCGAAACTCCCGACGACATCCTGCACATGCCGGAATACGAGGTGCGGGCCTGCAAGACCACCTTCAGACTCCAGCTACCGGAGATGATGGACGGCTTCCGCCTGACGCTACGGCTGCATGAGTACGTGGAGAAGGCCCTGCCCTAAGTGGTTGAACAGACCGGCCTGGACGAGAAGACGGTGTGGGACATTTTCAACGCTTGTGCCGAGCTCATGAGCTACTGGCGCCGCCTCGAGACGCCCCGTATCTTGGCATCGATGAACTGTATCTGGATCGGCGTTATCGTTGCGTCCTCACCAACATCAAGGCGAAGGCCGTGGTTGATCTGCTGGCCAGCCACCGTCAGGATGTGGTGACCAGCCCTGATGAAGCTGAAAGACTGGCAGAAGGTCGAGATCGTCAGCGTGCCGTCGGTCCCGTCAGGTTTTCTTACCAGACAGAAACTGTTAAGATTCCATATAACTAATCCATCTACTATCAAGTCCTTATGCGCCGTTGGCTAACGATTTTTCTGCTGGTGATGATGCCGCTGCAGCTCGGTTGGGCTGCAGTGGGCAGCTATTGCCAGCACGAATCGGGTAACCAGACGAAGCATTTCGGCCACCACGTTCATCAGCACCAAAGCCAGGCGGGAAGCGAGGACGACGACGGTCCCGATCCCCAAGGCGGCAAGAACCTGCATGGCGATTGCAACGCCTGCGTTTCCGCTGGCGTCACGGCGATCTTTTCCGCGGCAACTCTGTTTGATGTGAACAGCTCCTCAGCTGGCGAGACTGGCTACCAAGCTCATCCGCTGTCCCGGCCATTCTCTCCGCCTGAGCGCCCTGCCTGGGCCCGCCTCGCCTGATCGGCGAGGCGACTCCTCTCTCCCGTACCCACTCAACGACCATCGTCAGCGACGATGAGCGTTGGCGTGCTGCGAGCCAGCTGATGGCGTCTCGCCGATTCCCCGTGAGCTTTTTCATCACTGGAGAGTCGGGATGTTCCCAAGCAAAACCAGAAAATGGCTGCCCTGTGCCTTGCTCGTGCTGGCCACCGGCAGTTCGTTGGCGCAGACAGCGCCAAGTGCTTCCAGCCTGCAGTCGGTCACTGCCGGTCCTTTATCGCTGAAGCAAGCCTTCGATACCGCTTGGGCGCGTCAGCCCGAAGCGGAGTCCTCGTCTGCGCGTCGTGAGGCGGCCACTGCCCGTCGCGCCGCCGCCGCCAGCTGGACCGCCGAGCCCATGGCCCTGGAGCTGTCGAGCAAAGGCGACCAGCTCAATGGCAACGATGGTAGCCGCGAGCACAATGTCGGCCTCGCCATCCCCCTGTGGCTGCCCGGCGAGCGCTCGCGGACGGGCGCCGTGGCCGAGGCCGAGGCCCAGTCCACCGCCAGTCGCGCCTCGGCTGCGCAGCTGCGTACTGCTGCCGAGGTGCGCGAGGCGTACTGGCAGTGGCAACGCAGCCGGGTCGAAGCGAGCCTGGCCCGCGAGCGCGAGGGCAATGCCCGACAGCTCGCTGCCGATGTCGCCAAGCGGGTCAAGTCGGGTGAGCTGGCCCAGGCCGATCAGCACCAGGCCGA harbors:
- a CDS encoding bacteriophage abortive infection AbiH family protein; the encoded protein is MDTQILYVIGNGFDLHHGLPTQYKNFKAFLNMVDRQVFDWIDTYVPADEDWSDLELALADMDTESVVSDLTGFLASYADEDWSDAGHHDFQYEVDRVATGLSKTLQSRFGDWIRSIVVPDCSPIHQLLGTLDRNAIYLTFNYTSTLSKLYDVPAENILYIHGEGAEPGSELILGHAWTPDERTSLQKGLDGESADHRVMEALGRLDDYFEQTFKPSEQIIKLNADFFSNLRSVTHVTVLGHSLSSVDKAYFLAMVEALERRPVIWTVAVRSHDDDTHKIQCLNDFGVPREQIYCKLWSEL
- a CDS encoding heavy metal translocating P-type ATPase yields the protein MQAQRLALPAEQVCTVLTIAKMCCPTEERLIRDKLTGMPGVESLDFNLLQRRLTVTHRPESLNAILGALTSIGLEAKVEPSVANDTAEPSTSPRHWWPLAVAGVSATLAEVVHWLNGGNHWLVVALSVLAIAVGGLSTYKKGWIALRNRNLNINALMSIAVTGAMLIGEWPEAAMVMFLFALAEVIEARSLDRARNAIRGLMELAPETATVQQPDGTWLGVPARQVAVGATVRLRPGERIALDGVVTQGHSSVNQAPITGESLPVDKTVGDSVFAGTINETGSFEFRVTAEASHSTLSRIIHAVESAQGSRAPTQRFVDRFAQIYTPTVFLIALLTAVMPPLFLSGEWMDWIYKALVLLVIACPCALVISTPVSIVSGLAAAARKGILIKGGVYLEEGRKLATLALDKTGTITHGKPVQTDFIALRGDEARVHALAASLAARSDHPVSHAIALAANEAGLALYPVTDLAAILGRGVRGRIDDHLYQLGNHRLIEELGLCSEAIEAQLFALERQGKSVVLLVNQHEVLGIFAVADTVRETSREAISELHALGVKTLMLSGDNIHTAETIARSVGIDEARGGLLPEDKLKTIEGLMTSGKAGAVGMVGDGINDAPALARSSIGFAMGAAGTDTAIETADVALMDDDLRKIPAFVRLSRATTTVLRQNIAFALGIKAVFLLLTFTGQGTLWMAVFADAGASLLVVANGLRLLRK
- a CDS encoding DUF2946 domain-containing protein; translation: MMPLQLGWAAVGSYCQHESGNQTKHFGHHVHQHQSQAGSEDDDGPDPQGGKNLHGDCNACVSAGVTAIFSAATLFDVNSSSAGETGYQAHPLSRPFSPPERPAWARLA
- the cadR gene encoding Cd(II)/Pb(II)-responsive transcriptional regulator, which encodes MKIGELASTTGTQIETIRYYEREGLLASPARSDGNFRIYTEAHVERLSFIRRCRMLDMTHAEIRGLLHFKDAPSEHCADVNALLDAHIGHVTARIEELRQLEQQLKSLRECCNEPSAAAHCGILHELSQPLCEGETSEGNHVRCAHSGGISHQR
- a CDS encoding DUF4113 domain-containing protein, with protein sequence MRQELKSPSYVSRWSELRRVT
- the lspA gene encoding signal peptidase II, whose protein sequence is MLVLDKKLSSHAILSLSGLIAASDQGVKWIVQQSMGYGESLPVTPFLNWVHVWNTGAAFSLFADGGGWQRYFFIGIAVLVSIVLIKFIRDNRHKGEAIAYCLILGGATGNLIDRIFRGYVVDYLDFYWRYWHWPAFNLADIAIVLGAFLIASVSLLRGKSNLNVEPDGAA